A DNA window from Macadamia integrifolia cultivar HAES 741 chromosome 4, SCU_Mint_v3, whole genome shotgun sequence contains the following coding sequences:
- the LOC122076776 gene encoding probable LRR receptor-like serine/threonine-protein kinase At1g67720 isoform X1 has protein sequence MALSSHLLVLLLHLIPLVICQVTEFVSIDCGGTNNYTDPSTGLAWVSDTGFIRHGQSVDIKNPNGDSSQYRRRRDFPADRNKYCYTLSTTQRRRYLVRATFQYGNSDSGDPYPKFQLYLDATMWSTITVLDASRVYVEEMIIRATSTSIDVCLCCASTGSPFISTLELRPLNLSMYATDYEDCFYLAVAARVNFGAPSNDPIRYPDDPYDRIWESDLDRRPNFLVGVAPGTERISTSKNINVGTREFPPLKVMQTAVIGTQGRLSYRLTLDGFPANARGYAYFAEIEDLGKNDTRKFRLEQPQVPGYNNAIVNIDEDAHGSYTLYEPSDMNASLDFVLSFSFVKTWDSTRGPLLNAIEISKYVQIIPKTESNDAMTLDTFRSMCPGSDCNDEEGDPCIPNQWEWVTCSSSSPPRITKLALSGKHLKGKIPDELKHLDGLTELWLDGNSLSGSIPDISNLLNLTIVHLENNRLTGPIPSYFGDFPSLRELYIQNNSLNGEIPPSLLTGKLVFNYDGNSELFQGEHKKNFKLILGTSIGVVFLVFILGSLLLLHNLRRKPSQEKSNDKCNSLCTTSKPSAAHSLVHGGSLMDEGPDVAYYITLSDLEEATQKFSRRIGKGSFGPVYYGKMKDGKEVAVKILDNATSHGNQQFVNEVALLSRIHHRNLVPLIGYCEEAHQSILVYEYMHNGSLQDHIHDSVNQKHLDWLSRLSVAEDAAKGLEYLHTGCSPIIIHRDVKTSNILLDINMRAKVSDFGLSRQADENLTHVSSVVCGTFGYLDPEYYANQQLTEKSDVYSFGVVLLELISGRKPVSVEEYGPEWHIVHWARSLIRKGDVMSILDPSLAGNIKIESLWRIAEVAILSIEPHGSCRPKMQEIVLAIQDAIRIEKGKQKNYTTRSCFRTGQSPHISLPSASLEIDKSDFSSGCIAPSAR, from the exons ATGGCTCTATCATCTCATTTGCTGGTTTTGTTGCTACACTTGATACCTTTGGTTATTTGTCAAGTTACAG AGTTTGTCAGCATAGACTGTGGAGGTACAAATAATTACACAGACCCAAGTACAGGACTAGCATGGGTTTCAGACACTGGATTCATTAGACATGGTCAGTCAGTTGACATCAAGAACCCTAACGGAGACAGCTCACAGTATAGAAGAAGGAGAGACTTCCCTGCGGACAGAAATAAGTACTGCTACACTCTGAGCACCACACAGAGAAGGCGATATCTTGTTCGAGCAACTTTTCAGTATGGCAACTCAGACTCTGGAGATCCTTATCCCAAATTTCAGCTCTATTTGGATGCTACCATGTGGTCCACCATAACAGTGTTGGATGCCTCAAGAGTATATGTTGAGGAAATGATTATCAGGGCAACTTCTACTTCCATCGATGTATGTCTCTGCTGTGCATCAACGGGTTCTCCTTTCATATCTACACTTGAACTACGCCCCTTGAACCTTTCAATGTATGCTACAGATTATGAGGATTGTTTCTACCTAGCAGTTGCAGCCAGAGTAAATTTTGGTGCACCAAGCAATGATCCAATAAG GTACCCAGATGACCCTTATGACCGAATATGGGAATCAGATCTAGATAGAAGGCCAAACTTTCTTGTCGGGGTGGCTCCTGGAACAGAAAGAATCAGCACCTCCAAGAACATAAATGTAGGAACACGGGAATTTCCACCACTTAAAGTAATGCAAACTGCAGTCATTGGCACTCAAGGGAGGCTCAGCTACAGGTTAACCCTTGATGGTTTCCCAGCGAATGCTCGAGGTTATGCATACTTTGCTGAGATTGAAGATTTGGGTAAGAATGACACTCGAAAGTTTAGACTGGAACAACCTCAAGTGCCTGGCTACAACAATGCCATTGTAAACATTGATGAAGATGCCCATGGTAGCTATACTCTTTATGAACCCAGCGACATGAATGCATCTCTGGATTTTGTACTGTCGTTCTCATTTGTCAAAACCTGGGATTCTACTCGTGGACCGCTCCTAAATGCAATTGAGATAAGCAAGTATGTACAGATTATCCCAAAGACAGAGAGCAATGATG CGATGACTCTGGACACTTTCCGCTCCATGTGCCCTGGAAGTGATTGTAATGACGAAGAAGGTGATCCTTGTATCCCAAATCAATGGGAATGGGTAACTTGCAGCTCCAGCTCCCCACCAAGAATTACAAAACT TGCATTATCAGGGAAACATTTGAAGGGTAAAATCCCAGATGAGCTTAAGCACTTGGATGGTTTAACAGAGTT GTGGCTGGATGGTAACTCCTTAAGTGGGTCAATCCCCGACATAAGTAACCTCCTAAATTTGACCATTGT GCATCTAGAGAACAACAGACTGACTGGTCCAATACCTTCTTACTTTGGAGATTTTCCAAGCTTACGAGAATT GTATATCCAGAATAACTCTTTAAATGGGGAAATACCTCCATCACTGTTAACTGGAAAATTGGTATTCAA CTATGATGGCAACTCTGAACTTTTTCAAGGGGAGCACAAGAAGAACTTTAAGTTGATACTTGGAACTTCAATTGGAGTGGTCTTTTTGGTATTCATCCTAGGGAGTTTATTACTGTTACACAATCTTCGGAGAAAGCCATCTCAGGAGAAAAGTAACGATAAAT GTAATTCTTTGTGCACTACATCCAAGCCTTCAGCTGCCCATTCTCTTGTACATGGTGGGTCACTGATGGATGAAGGCCCAGATGTGGCTTATTATATCACTCTCTCTGACCTAGAAGAAGCTActcaaaaattttcaagaaggATTGGGAAAGGAAGCTTTGGACCTGTCTACTATGGAAAGATGAAAGATGGAAAAGAAGTGGCAGTCAAGATCTTGGATAATGCAACCAGCCATGGAAACCAACAATTTGTCAATGAG GTTGCCCTGTTGTCAAGAATTCATCACAGAAACTTGGTTCCTTTAATTGGATACTGTGAGGAAGCACATCAAAGTATTCTTGTTTACGAGTACATGCACAACGGATCTTTGCAGGACCATATACATG ATTCTGTTAACCAGAAGCACTTGGACTGGCTTTCCCGTCTTTCTGTTGCAGAGGATGCAGCGAAAG GCCTTGAATACTTGCATACCGGGTGCAGCCCAATCATCATCCACCGGGATGTCAAgacaagcaatattcttctTGACATCAATATGAGGGCAAAGGTGTCAGATTTTGGGCTTTCAAGGCAAGCTGATGAAAATCTCACCCATGTGTCAAGTGTTGTATGTGGAACATTCGGTTACCTTGATCCTGA GTACTATGCTAATCAACAATTGACTGAAAAGAGTGATGTTTACAGTTTTGGGGTTGTTCTTTTGGAGCTGATCTCAGGAAGAAAACCTGTCTCAGTAGAAGAGTATGGTCCTGAATGGCACATTGTTCACTGG GCAAGGTCATTGATTCGCAAAGGGGATGTGATGAGCATCTtagatccttctttagcaggcAACATCAAAATTGAGTCACTTTGGAGAATAGCTGAAGTTGCAATCCTTAGCATTGAGCCACATGGATCTTGCAGGCCAAAAATGCAGGAAATAGTTTTGGCTATTCAAGATGCAATTAGGATtgaaaagggaaagcaaaagaACTACACAACCCGCTCATGCTTTCGGACAGGGCAATCTCCACACATAAGTTTGCCCTCAGCCTCTCTAGAAATTGATAAGTCTGACTTCTCAAGTGGTTGCATTGCCCCATCTGCAAGATAA
- the LOC122076776 gene encoding probable LRR receptor-like serine/threonine-protein kinase At1g67720 isoform X2, with product MALSSHLLVLLLHLIPLVICQVTEFVSIDCGGTNNYTDPSTGLAWVSDTGFIRHGQSVDIKNPNGDSSQYRRRRDFPADRNKYCYTLSTTQRRRYLVRATFQYGNSDSGDPYPKFQLYLDATMWSTITVLDASRVYVEEMIIRATSTSIDVCLCCASTGSPFISTLELRPLNLSMYATDYEDCFYLAVAARVNFGAPSNDPIRYPDDPYDRIWESDLDRRPNFLVGVAPGTERISTSKNINVGTREFPPLKVMQTAVIGTQGRLSYRLTLDGFPANARGYAYFAEIEDLGKNDTRKFRLEQPQVPGYNNAIVNIDEDAHGSYTLYEPSDMNASLDFVLSFSFVKTWDSTRGPLLNAIEISKYVQIIPKTESNDAMTLDTFRSMCPGSDCNDEEGDPCIPNQWEWVTCSSSSPPRITKLALSGKHLKGKIPDELKHLDGLTELWLDGNSLSGSIPDISNLLNLTIVHLENNRLTGPIPSYFGDFPSLRELYIQNNSLNGEIPPSLLTGKLVFNYDGNSELFQGEHKKNFKLILGTSIGVVFLVFILGSLLLLHNLRRKPSQEKSNDKCNSLCTTSKPSAAHSLVHGGSLMDEGPDVAYYITLSDLEEATQKFSRRIGKGSFGPVYYGKMKDGKEVAVKILDNATSHGNQQFVNEVALLSRIHHRNLVPLIGYCEEAHQSILVYEYMHNGSLQDHIHEALGLAFPSFCCRGCSESPIIIHRDVKTSNILLDINMRAKVSDFGLSRQADENLTHVSSVVCGTFGYLDPEYYANQQLTEKSDVYSFGVVLLELISGRKPVSVEEYGPEWHIVHWARSLIRKGDVMSILDPSLAGNIKIESLWRIAEVAILSIEPHGSCRPKMQEIVLAIQDAIRIEKGKQKNYTTRSCFRTGQSPHISLPSASLEIDKSDFSSGCIAPSAR from the exons ATGGCTCTATCATCTCATTTGCTGGTTTTGTTGCTACACTTGATACCTTTGGTTATTTGTCAAGTTACAG AGTTTGTCAGCATAGACTGTGGAGGTACAAATAATTACACAGACCCAAGTACAGGACTAGCATGGGTTTCAGACACTGGATTCATTAGACATGGTCAGTCAGTTGACATCAAGAACCCTAACGGAGACAGCTCACAGTATAGAAGAAGGAGAGACTTCCCTGCGGACAGAAATAAGTACTGCTACACTCTGAGCACCACACAGAGAAGGCGATATCTTGTTCGAGCAACTTTTCAGTATGGCAACTCAGACTCTGGAGATCCTTATCCCAAATTTCAGCTCTATTTGGATGCTACCATGTGGTCCACCATAACAGTGTTGGATGCCTCAAGAGTATATGTTGAGGAAATGATTATCAGGGCAACTTCTACTTCCATCGATGTATGTCTCTGCTGTGCATCAACGGGTTCTCCTTTCATATCTACACTTGAACTACGCCCCTTGAACCTTTCAATGTATGCTACAGATTATGAGGATTGTTTCTACCTAGCAGTTGCAGCCAGAGTAAATTTTGGTGCACCAAGCAATGATCCAATAAG GTACCCAGATGACCCTTATGACCGAATATGGGAATCAGATCTAGATAGAAGGCCAAACTTTCTTGTCGGGGTGGCTCCTGGAACAGAAAGAATCAGCACCTCCAAGAACATAAATGTAGGAACACGGGAATTTCCACCACTTAAAGTAATGCAAACTGCAGTCATTGGCACTCAAGGGAGGCTCAGCTACAGGTTAACCCTTGATGGTTTCCCAGCGAATGCTCGAGGTTATGCATACTTTGCTGAGATTGAAGATTTGGGTAAGAATGACACTCGAAAGTTTAGACTGGAACAACCTCAAGTGCCTGGCTACAACAATGCCATTGTAAACATTGATGAAGATGCCCATGGTAGCTATACTCTTTATGAACCCAGCGACATGAATGCATCTCTGGATTTTGTACTGTCGTTCTCATTTGTCAAAACCTGGGATTCTACTCGTGGACCGCTCCTAAATGCAATTGAGATAAGCAAGTATGTACAGATTATCCCAAAGACAGAGAGCAATGATG CGATGACTCTGGACACTTTCCGCTCCATGTGCCCTGGAAGTGATTGTAATGACGAAGAAGGTGATCCTTGTATCCCAAATCAATGGGAATGGGTAACTTGCAGCTCCAGCTCCCCACCAAGAATTACAAAACT TGCATTATCAGGGAAACATTTGAAGGGTAAAATCCCAGATGAGCTTAAGCACTTGGATGGTTTAACAGAGTT GTGGCTGGATGGTAACTCCTTAAGTGGGTCAATCCCCGACATAAGTAACCTCCTAAATTTGACCATTGT GCATCTAGAGAACAACAGACTGACTGGTCCAATACCTTCTTACTTTGGAGATTTTCCAAGCTTACGAGAATT GTATATCCAGAATAACTCTTTAAATGGGGAAATACCTCCATCACTGTTAACTGGAAAATTGGTATTCAA CTATGATGGCAACTCTGAACTTTTTCAAGGGGAGCACAAGAAGAACTTTAAGTTGATACTTGGAACTTCAATTGGAGTGGTCTTTTTGGTATTCATCCTAGGGAGTTTATTACTGTTACACAATCTTCGGAGAAAGCCATCTCAGGAGAAAAGTAACGATAAAT GTAATTCTTTGTGCACTACATCCAAGCCTTCAGCTGCCCATTCTCTTGTACATGGTGGGTCACTGATGGATGAAGGCCCAGATGTGGCTTATTATATCACTCTCTCTGACCTAGAAGAAGCTActcaaaaattttcaagaaggATTGGGAAAGGAAGCTTTGGACCTGTCTACTATGGAAAGATGAAAGATGGAAAAGAAGTGGCAGTCAAGATCTTGGATAATGCAACCAGCCATGGAAACCAACAATTTGTCAATGAG GTTGCCCTGTTGTCAAGAATTCATCACAGAAACTTGGTTCCTTTAATTGGATACTGTGAGGAAGCACATCAAAGTATTCTTGTTTACGAGTACATGCACAACGGATCTTTGCAGGACCATATACATG AAGCACTTGGACTGGCTTTCCCGTCTTTCTGTTGCAGAGGATGCAGCGAAAG CCCAATCATCATCCACCGGGATGTCAAgacaagcaatattcttctTGACATCAATATGAGGGCAAAGGTGTCAGATTTTGGGCTTTCAAGGCAAGCTGATGAAAATCTCACCCATGTGTCAAGTGTTGTATGTGGAACATTCGGTTACCTTGATCCTGA GTACTATGCTAATCAACAATTGACTGAAAAGAGTGATGTTTACAGTTTTGGGGTTGTTCTTTTGGAGCTGATCTCAGGAAGAAAACCTGTCTCAGTAGAAGAGTATGGTCCTGAATGGCACATTGTTCACTGG GCAAGGTCATTGATTCGCAAAGGGGATGTGATGAGCATCTtagatccttctttagcaggcAACATCAAAATTGAGTCACTTTGGAGAATAGCTGAAGTTGCAATCCTTAGCATTGAGCCACATGGATCTTGCAGGCCAAAAATGCAGGAAATAGTTTTGGCTATTCAAGATGCAATTAGGATtgaaaagggaaagcaaaagaACTACACAACCCGCTCATGCTTTCGGACAGGGCAATCTCCACACATAAGTTTGCCCTCAGCCTCTCTAGAAATTGATAAGTCTGACTTCTCAAGTGGTTGCATTGCCCCATCTGCAAGATAA
- the LOC122076776 gene encoding probable LRR receptor-like serine/threonine-protein kinase At1g67720 isoform X4: MALSSHLLVLLLHLIPLVICQVTEFVSIDCGGTNNYTDPSTGLAWVSDTGFIRHGQSVDIKNPNGDSSQYRRRRDFPADRNKYCYTLSTTQRRRYLVRATFQYGNSDSGDPYPKFQLYLDATMWSTITVLDASRVYVEEMIIRATSTSIDVCLCCASTGSPFISTLELRPLNLSMYATDYEDCFYLAVAARVNFGAPSNDPIRYPDDPYDRIWESDLDRRPNFLVGVAPGTERISTSKNINVGTREFPPLKVMQTAVIGTQGRLSYRLTLDGFPANARGYAYFAEIEDLGKNDTRKFRLEQPQVPGYNNAIVNIDEDAHGSYTLYEPSDMNASLDFVLSFSFVKTWDSTRGPLLNAIEISKYVQIIPKTESNDGKHLKGKIPDELKHLDGLTELWLDGNSLSGSIPDISNLLNLTIVHLENNRLTGPIPSYFGDFPSLRELYIQNNSLNGEIPPSLLTGKLVFNYDGNSELFQGEHKKNFKLILGTSIGVVFLVFILGSLLLLHNLRRKPSQEKSNDKCNSLCTTSKPSAAHSLVHGGSLMDEGPDVAYYITLSDLEEATQKFSRRIGKGSFGPVYYGKMKDGKEVAVKILDNATSHGNQQFVNEVALLSRIHHRNLVPLIGYCEEAHQSILVYEYMHNGSLQDHIHDSVNQKHLDWLSRLSVAEDAAKGLEYLHTGCSPIIIHRDVKTSNILLDINMRAKVSDFGLSRQADENLTHVSSVVCGTFGYLDPEYYANQQLTEKSDVYSFGVVLLELISGRKPVSVEEYGPEWHIVHWARSLIRKGDVMSILDPSLAGNIKIESLWRIAEVAILSIEPHGSCRPKMQEIVLAIQDAIRIEKGKQKNYTTRSCFRTGQSPHISLPSASLEIDKSDFSSGCIAPSAR, from the exons ATGGCTCTATCATCTCATTTGCTGGTTTTGTTGCTACACTTGATACCTTTGGTTATTTGTCAAGTTACAG AGTTTGTCAGCATAGACTGTGGAGGTACAAATAATTACACAGACCCAAGTACAGGACTAGCATGGGTTTCAGACACTGGATTCATTAGACATGGTCAGTCAGTTGACATCAAGAACCCTAACGGAGACAGCTCACAGTATAGAAGAAGGAGAGACTTCCCTGCGGACAGAAATAAGTACTGCTACACTCTGAGCACCACACAGAGAAGGCGATATCTTGTTCGAGCAACTTTTCAGTATGGCAACTCAGACTCTGGAGATCCTTATCCCAAATTTCAGCTCTATTTGGATGCTACCATGTGGTCCACCATAACAGTGTTGGATGCCTCAAGAGTATATGTTGAGGAAATGATTATCAGGGCAACTTCTACTTCCATCGATGTATGTCTCTGCTGTGCATCAACGGGTTCTCCTTTCATATCTACACTTGAACTACGCCCCTTGAACCTTTCAATGTATGCTACAGATTATGAGGATTGTTTCTACCTAGCAGTTGCAGCCAGAGTAAATTTTGGTGCACCAAGCAATGATCCAATAAG GTACCCAGATGACCCTTATGACCGAATATGGGAATCAGATCTAGATAGAAGGCCAAACTTTCTTGTCGGGGTGGCTCCTGGAACAGAAAGAATCAGCACCTCCAAGAACATAAATGTAGGAACACGGGAATTTCCACCACTTAAAGTAATGCAAACTGCAGTCATTGGCACTCAAGGGAGGCTCAGCTACAGGTTAACCCTTGATGGTTTCCCAGCGAATGCTCGAGGTTATGCATACTTTGCTGAGATTGAAGATTTGGGTAAGAATGACACTCGAAAGTTTAGACTGGAACAACCTCAAGTGCCTGGCTACAACAATGCCATTGTAAACATTGATGAAGATGCCCATGGTAGCTATACTCTTTATGAACCCAGCGACATGAATGCATCTCTGGATTTTGTACTGTCGTTCTCATTTGTCAAAACCTGGGATTCTACTCGTGGACCGCTCCTAAATGCAATTGAGATAAGCAAGTATGTACAGATTATCCCAAAGACAGAGAGCAATGATG GGAAACATTTGAAGGGTAAAATCCCAGATGAGCTTAAGCACTTGGATGGTTTAACAGAGTT GTGGCTGGATGGTAACTCCTTAAGTGGGTCAATCCCCGACATAAGTAACCTCCTAAATTTGACCATTGT GCATCTAGAGAACAACAGACTGACTGGTCCAATACCTTCTTACTTTGGAGATTTTCCAAGCTTACGAGAATT GTATATCCAGAATAACTCTTTAAATGGGGAAATACCTCCATCACTGTTAACTGGAAAATTGGTATTCAA CTATGATGGCAACTCTGAACTTTTTCAAGGGGAGCACAAGAAGAACTTTAAGTTGATACTTGGAACTTCAATTGGAGTGGTCTTTTTGGTATTCATCCTAGGGAGTTTATTACTGTTACACAATCTTCGGAGAAAGCCATCTCAGGAGAAAAGTAACGATAAAT GTAATTCTTTGTGCACTACATCCAAGCCTTCAGCTGCCCATTCTCTTGTACATGGTGGGTCACTGATGGATGAAGGCCCAGATGTGGCTTATTATATCACTCTCTCTGACCTAGAAGAAGCTActcaaaaattttcaagaaggATTGGGAAAGGAAGCTTTGGACCTGTCTACTATGGAAAGATGAAAGATGGAAAAGAAGTGGCAGTCAAGATCTTGGATAATGCAACCAGCCATGGAAACCAACAATTTGTCAATGAG GTTGCCCTGTTGTCAAGAATTCATCACAGAAACTTGGTTCCTTTAATTGGATACTGTGAGGAAGCACATCAAAGTATTCTTGTTTACGAGTACATGCACAACGGATCTTTGCAGGACCATATACATG ATTCTGTTAACCAGAAGCACTTGGACTGGCTTTCCCGTCTTTCTGTTGCAGAGGATGCAGCGAAAG GCCTTGAATACTTGCATACCGGGTGCAGCCCAATCATCATCCACCGGGATGTCAAgacaagcaatattcttctTGACATCAATATGAGGGCAAAGGTGTCAGATTTTGGGCTTTCAAGGCAAGCTGATGAAAATCTCACCCATGTGTCAAGTGTTGTATGTGGAACATTCGGTTACCTTGATCCTGA GTACTATGCTAATCAACAATTGACTGAAAAGAGTGATGTTTACAGTTTTGGGGTTGTTCTTTTGGAGCTGATCTCAGGAAGAAAACCTGTCTCAGTAGAAGAGTATGGTCCTGAATGGCACATTGTTCACTGG GCAAGGTCATTGATTCGCAAAGGGGATGTGATGAGCATCTtagatccttctttagcaggcAACATCAAAATTGAGTCACTTTGGAGAATAGCTGAAGTTGCAATCCTTAGCATTGAGCCACATGGATCTTGCAGGCCAAAAATGCAGGAAATAGTTTTGGCTATTCAAGATGCAATTAGGATtgaaaagggaaagcaaaagaACTACACAACCCGCTCATGCTTTCGGACAGGGCAATCTCCACACATAAGTTTGCCCTCAGCCTCTCTAGAAATTGATAAGTCTGACTTCTCAAGTGGTTGCATTGCCCCATCTGCAAGATAA
- the LOC122076776 gene encoding probable LRR receptor-like serine/threonine-protein kinase At1g67720 isoform X3 yields the protein MALSSHLLVLLLHLIPLVICQVTEFVSIDCGGTNNYTDPSTGLAWVSDTGFIRHGQSVDIKNPNGDSSQYRRRRDFPADRNKYCYTLSTTQRRRYLVRATFQYGNSDSGDPYPKFQLYLDATMWSTITVLDASRVYVEEMIIRATSTSIDVCLCCASTGSPFISTLELRPLNLSMYATDYEDCFYLAVAARVNFGAPSNDPIRYPDDPYDRIWESDLDRRPNFLVGVAPGTERISTSKNINVGTREFPPLKVMQTAVIGTQGRLSYRLTLDGFPANARGYAYFAEIEDLGKNDTRKFRLEQPQVPGYNNAIVNIDEDAHGSYTLYEPSDMNASLDFVLSFSFVKTWDSTRGPLLNAIEISKYVQIIPKTESNDAMTLDTFRSMCPGSDCNDEEGDPCIPNQWEWVTCSSSSPPRITKLALSGKHLKGKIPDELKHLDGLTELWLDGNSLSGSIPDISNLLNLTIVHLENNRLTGPIPSYFGDFPSLRELYIQNNSLNGEIPPSLLTGKLVFNYDGNSELFQGEHKKNFKLILGTSIGVVFLVFILGSLLLLHNLRRKPSQEKSNDKCNSLCTTSKPSAAHSLVHGGSLMDEGPDVAYYITLSDLEEATQKFSRRIGKGSFGPVYYGKMKDGKEVAVKILDNATSHGNQQFVNEVALLSRIHHRNLVPLIGYCEEAHQSILVYEYMHNGSLQDHIHGLEYLHTGCSPIIIHRDVKTSNILLDINMRAKVSDFGLSRQADENLTHVSSVVCGTFGYLDPEYYANQQLTEKSDVYSFGVVLLELISGRKPVSVEEYGPEWHIVHWARSLIRKGDVMSILDPSLAGNIKIESLWRIAEVAILSIEPHGSCRPKMQEIVLAIQDAIRIEKGKQKNYTTRSCFRTGQSPHISLPSASLEIDKSDFSSGCIAPSAR from the exons ATGGCTCTATCATCTCATTTGCTGGTTTTGTTGCTACACTTGATACCTTTGGTTATTTGTCAAGTTACAG AGTTTGTCAGCATAGACTGTGGAGGTACAAATAATTACACAGACCCAAGTACAGGACTAGCATGGGTTTCAGACACTGGATTCATTAGACATGGTCAGTCAGTTGACATCAAGAACCCTAACGGAGACAGCTCACAGTATAGAAGAAGGAGAGACTTCCCTGCGGACAGAAATAAGTACTGCTACACTCTGAGCACCACACAGAGAAGGCGATATCTTGTTCGAGCAACTTTTCAGTATGGCAACTCAGACTCTGGAGATCCTTATCCCAAATTTCAGCTCTATTTGGATGCTACCATGTGGTCCACCATAACAGTGTTGGATGCCTCAAGAGTATATGTTGAGGAAATGATTATCAGGGCAACTTCTACTTCCATCGATGTATGTCTCTGCTGTGCATCAACGGGTTCTCCTTTCATATCTACACTTGAACTACGCCCCTTGAACCTTTCAATGTATGCTACAGATTATGAGGATTGTTTCTACCTAGCAGTTGCAGCCAGAGTAAATTTTGGTGCACCAAGCAATGATCCAATAAG GTACCCAGATGACCCTTATGACCGAATATGGGAATCAGATCTAGATAGAAGGCCAAACTTTCTTGTCGGGGTGGCTCCTGGAACAGAAAGAATCAGCACCTCCAAGAACATAAATGTAGGAACACGGGAATTTCCACCACTTAAAGTAATGCAAACTGCAGTCATTGGCACTCAAGGGAGGCTCAGCTACAGGTTAACCCTTGATGGTTTCCCAGCGAATGCTCGAGGTTATGCATACTTTGCTGAGATTGAAGATTTGGGTAAGAATGACACTCGAAAGTTTAGACTGGAACAACCTCAAGTGCCTGGCTACAACAATGCCATTGTAAACATTGATGAAGATGCCCATGGTAGCTATACTCTTTATGAACCCAGCGACATGAATGCATCTCTGGATTTTGTACTGTCGTTCTCATTTGTCAAAACCTGGGATTCTACTCGTGGACCGCTCCTAAATGCAATTGAGATAAGCAAGTATGTACAGATTATCCCAAAGACAGAGAGCAATGATG CGATGACTCTGGACACTTTCCGCTCCATGTGCCCTGGAAGTGATTGTAATGACGAAGAAGGTGATCCTTGTATCCCAAATCAATGGGAATGGGTAACTTGCAGCTCCAGCTCCCCACCAAGAATTACAAAACT TGCATTATCAGGGAAACATTTGAAGGGTAAAATCCCAGATGAGCTTAAGCACTTGGATGGTTTAACAGAGTT GTGGCTGGATGGTAACTCCTTAAGTGGGTCAATCCCCGACATAAGTAACCTCCTAAATTTGACCATTGT GCATCTAGAGAACAACAGACTGACTGGTCCAATACCTTCTTACTTTGGAGATTTTCCAAGCTTACGAGAATT GTATATCCAGAATAACTCTTTAAATGGGGAAATACCTCCATCACTGTTAACTGGAAAATTGGTATTCAA CTATGATGGCAACTCTGAACTTTTTCAAGGGGAGCACAAGAAGAACTTTAAGTTGATACTTGGAACTTCAATTGGAGTGGTCTTTTTGGTATTCATCCTAGGGAGTTTATTACTGTTACACAATCTTCGGAGAAAGCCATCTCAGGAGAAAAGTAACGATAAAT GTAATTCTTTGTGCACTACATCCAAGCCTTCAGCTGCCCATTCTCTTGTACATGGTGGGTCACTGATGGATGAAGGCCCAGATGTGGCTTATTATATCACTCTCTCTGACCTAGAAGAAGCTActcaaaaattttcaagaaggATTGGGAAAGGAAGCTTTGGACCTGTCTACTATGGAAAGATGAAAGATGGAAAAGAAGTGGCAGTCAAGATCTTGGATAATGCAACCAGCCATGGAAACCAACAATTTGTCAATGAG GTTGCCCTGTTGTCAAGAATTCATCACAGAAACTTGGTTCCTTTAATTGGATACTGTGAGGAAGCACATCAAAGTATTCTTGTTTACGAGTACATGCACAACGGATCTTTGCAGGACCATATACATG GCCTTGAATACTTGCATACCGGGTGCAGCCCAATCATCATCCACCGGGATGTCAAgacaagcaatattcttctTGACATCAATATGAGGGCAAAGGTGTCAGATTTTGGGCTTTCAAGGCAAGCTGATGAAAATCTCACCCATGTGTCAAGTGTTGTATGTGGAACATTCGGTTACCTTGATCCTGA GTACTATGCTAATCAACAATTGACTGAAAAGAGTGATGTTTACAGTTTTGGGGTTGTTCTTTTGGAGCTGATCTCAGGAAGAAAACCTGTCTCAGTAGAAGAGTATGGTCCTGAATGGCACATTGTTCACTGG GCAAGGTCATTGATTCGCAAAGGGGATGTGATGAGCATCTtagatccttctttagcaggcAACATCAAAATTGAGTCACTTTGGAGAATAGCTGAAGTTGCAATCCTTAGCATTGAGCCACATGGATCTTGCAGGCCAAAAATGCAGGAAATAGTTTTGGCTATTCAAGATGCAATTAGGATtgaaaagggaaagcaaaagaACTACACAACCCGCTCATGCTTTCGGACAGGGCAATCTCCACACATAAGTTTGCCCTCAGCCTCTCTAGAAATTGATAAGTCTGACTTCTCAAGTGGTTGCATTGCCCCATCTGCAAGATAA